The window TGACCCTTGCCATAGCCGAAATACCCTTTATATCGTAGGCACAGGACCCGGAACGACAGACCACATGTCCGTGAGGGCCCACCAGGTATTAGAGGCCTGTGATCTCGTGGTGGGCTATAAGACCTATCTTGAACTTATAGACGATGTGATCAAAGGTAAGAAGACCCTTGCCACAGGCATGACCAAGGAAGTGGACCGGGTTCAGGCGGCCCTTGACGCCGCCCTGGGGGGAAATGTCTGCGCCCTGGTTTCCGGCGGGGATGCAGGCATTTATGCCATGGCCGGTCTGGTTCTGGAAATGCTGGCGCTGAAAAAAATTGCCTGCAATACCGGTGACAAGGGCGGCCTGTGTGTTGAGGTGGTGCCGGGTATCCCCGCCCTTGCTGCCGGAGCCGCCCTTTTGGGTGCGCCGCTGACCCATGATTTTGCCACCGTGAGTTTAAGTGATCTGCTCACCCCCTGGGAGATGATTGAAAAACGCCTGGATGCGGCAGCCCAGGCCGATTTTGTGATCAATATTTACAACCCCAAAAGCAAGAAGCGCGACTGGCAGCTGCGCCGGGCCATGGAGATCATTCTGAAACACAGGTCCGGCACCACCCCTGTGGGGATTGTCACGGGTGCCATGCGGGATAACCAAAAGGTGGCTTTGTGTGCACTCAAGGATCTGGACAAGGCCGAGGTGGGCATGCAGAGCATCGTCATCGTGGGAAACAGTTCCACGTTTATTTATAATGATTTCATGATCACCCCCCGGGGGTACAGCAAAAAGTACGACATATGAATGCTGACATAAAACAGGCAAAATGTATTGCCGTCCTGGGTACAGGTTCCGATGTGGGCAAAAGCGTGGTGGCCACGGCCCTGTGCCGGATTTTTTCCGACAGCGGGTATAAAGTGGCTCCTTACAAGGCCCAGAATATGTCCAATAATTCCGGGGTCACCCCCGAAGGCCTTGAGATGGGACGGGCCCAGATTGTCCAGGCCGAAGCCGCCCGCATTGCCCCCCATGTGGATATGAACCCGGTACTGCTCAAGCCCGTGACCCAGGTCGGCTCCCAGGTGGTGCTGCTGGGAAAGGTGCACAAAGATCTATCTGCGGCGCAATATTACCGGGAAAAGGCAAAACTCTGGAACACGGCCTGCGGCGCCCTGGACCGCCTGCGCCGGACCAATGATGTGGTGGTGCTGGAGGGGGCCGGATCCTGTGCTGAAGTCAACCTCATGGCCCGGGATATCGTCAATCTGAAAATGGCAGCCTATGCCGGGGCCCCGGTGATTCTCACCGCCGACATCGACCGGGGCGGGGTGTTTGCCCAGATCGTGGGAACACTGGCCTGTTTGAACAAGGCCGAACAGGATATGATCTCAGGCTTTATCATCAACCGGTTCCGGGGGGATATTGCCTTGTTCAAGGACGGGGTGGACTGGATTGAAAAGAAAACCGGCAAACCGGTTTTCGGCGTGCTGCCCTGGGTGAACCACCACATCCCCAACGAGGATTCCGTGGTGATCGAACACTGCACGGCCAAAACAGATCCTGTTCAAACGCCTACGGTGCTGGTGGTGCGTACGCCTCATATCTCCAACTTTACCGATTTTGATGCCCTGATGCAGGTGGAAGGGCTGGGCGTGGATTTTGTGGAGCACCCAAGAAACCTGTCCGCCTACAAAGCCGTGATCCTACCCGGCTCCAAAAGCACCCGCAGTGATCTTCAATGGCTTGCCCGCACCGGCTGGACCCGGGAAATCCAAACCTATGCCCAAAAAGGAGGGCACATACTTGGCATCTGCGGCGGTTACCAGATGCTGGGCTCCAAGGTTTATGATCCCCAAGGCCTTGAAGGCCCTTGGGGAACCACCGATGGGTTGGGGCTTCTGCCTGTTGAAACTGTGCTCAAAGCCCCTAAGACCACTACAATCTCGGTGTTTGAATGGGAGGATGCTCCGGGCCTGGGCTATGAAATCCATATGGGCCGGACAGTGTCCTGCGGTCTGATCGATTCGGGCAAAGCAGCAAACACGGGTCTTCTGCATGTGAAAGAGAGAAATCGCCAGAGTTGCACCGCTTTTGACGGAACCATGGCAGGCTCGGGCCGGATCATGGGCACTTACATGCACGGCTTTTTTGATTCCGCCCCCATTGTGAAAAAATGGCTTTCGCTTCTGGGCTTAAGCGACCTTGAGCCGCCTCAATCCTGCGGCCTTCAAGGTCGTGACAGTCAGTACAACATGATAGCCCGCCATTTTGCCGGACATGTGGATGTGGCTGCCATTTCAAACGCCATGAATCTCATGTAAGGTTTTATAAGTTTCAATAATCTGTCATTTTAAAAATTTTCAGATTATGTATATAGTTGAGACTGGATGCAACAGTTATCAAAAAAGTGCCGTCTTAAGGTGGACCAAATTCACATTATTGTATTTTGCCGCGACAACTGATCTGCCAAGAATTGTTTCATGAGCTTGGGGAAAAACACCAGATTACGAAAGGACCATTTGATGATCGATATCAAATACAAAATTATTCTGGCGTTCAGCTTTATTATTCTTTTACTTGCCGCAACGGGATTCTTTCTGATTCAAAGCATGGAGAGCCTTGCCAAGGAAACGGAAAATATTTACAGGCACCCCTTTGCCGTCAGCAATGCCACACGCGACATCAGAATTCATATACTTTCCATCCAAAATGATCTTAAAGAGAGTATGCTTTCCAAAGGTGGAGAGTCCTTTGGTATCCAGGTGGAACGGATTTGTTTAAACGAAAACAAGATACGGGGACAATTTGAGCGAATTGAGGAACGGTTTTTAGGGGATAAACAAGATGTCAAGAAAATGATTCAGGCGTTTGACCGTTGGAAAACACAGTGCGAATCAATCGTTTCCTTAAAAAAAAAAGACATGAATGACCAGGCCTTGCGCATGATGCAGGAGCAATTGCCCCAGACTGCGAAAGAGCTTGATGCGGCCATACAGTTCATTGCCGATTTTGCCAATGCAAAGGCCAGCGAGTTTTATACCATGACACTGGAGCGCAAAAAGGGCTCATTGGCCACGTTCACCATATTGCTGGCAATGACCATTGCCGGTTCGTTGTTTATACTTTTTTACGTGGTCAGAAATCATGATTCTTCCCAAAGGGAAATCATGCGCTATTTCCACCTCATTGATCAGAACATCATGTTGGCATCAACAGACAAGGAAGGCAAAATTCTGGATATCAGCAACGCCTTATGCCGATATCTTGGCGTAACGAAAAAAGCGATGATCGGAAAACCTTCCCGTTTTTTTATCGATGAAGAACAAGCAGACCTGGCAAGCGAAATCGTTACAGTGATCGAAACCGGAAGCAAATGGCAGGGAAATATCAAAAAAGTTTTTAACAACTTGGAGACACGTTGGATTAACCAGGCAATTCATCCGGTTTATAATGATAAATATGAGCTGTCATCCTATTCACATATTCTCAGCGATATTACGGATAAAAAGGTCCTTGAAGAGTTGTCCGTCACCGACAAGCTGACCACGCTTCTGAATCGAAGATCCTTTGATGACGTGATTGAAAAAGAGATCCGCATGGCTTACAGGA is drawn from uncultured Desulfobacter sp. and contains these coding sequences:
- the cobJ gene encoding precorrin-3B C(17)-methyltransferase, translating into MSVRAHQVLEACDLVVGYKTYLELIDDVIKGKKTLATGMTKEVDRVQAALDAALGGNVCALVSGGDAGIYAMAGLVLEMLALKKIACNTGDKGGLCVEVVPGIPALAAGAALLGAPLTHDFATVSLSDLLTPWEMIEKRLDAAAQADFVINIYNPKSKKRDWQLRRAMEIILKHRSGTTPVGIVTGAMRDNQKVALCALKDLDKAEVGMQSIVIVGNSSTFIYNDFMITPRGYSKKYDI
- a CDS encoding cobyric acid synthase → MNADIKQAKCIAVLGTGSDVGKSVVATALCRIFSDSGYKVAPYKAQNMSNNSGVTPEGLEMGRAQIVQAEAARIAPHVDMNPVLLKPVTQVGSQVVLLGKVHKDLSAAQYYREKAKLWNTACGALDRLRRTNDVVVLEGAGSCAEVNLMARDIVNLKMAAYAGAPVILTADIDRGGVFAQIVGTLACLNKAEQDMISGFIINRFRGDIALFKDGVDWIEKKTGKPVFGVLPWVNHHIPNEDSVVIEHCTAKTDPVQTPTVLVVRTPHISNFTDFDALMQVEGLGVDFVEHPRNLSAYKAVILPGSKSTRSDLQWLARTGWTREIQTYAQKGGHILGICGGYQMLGSKVYDPQGLEGPWGTTDGLGLLPVETVLKAPKTTTISVFEWEDAPGLGYEIHMGRTVSCGLIDSGKAANTGLLHVKERNRQSCTAFDGTMAGSGRIMGTYMHGFFDSAPIVKKWLSLLGLSDLEPPQSCGLQGRDSQYNMIARHFAGHVDVAAISNAMNLM
- a CDS encoding diguanylate cyclase: MIDIKYKIILAFSFIILLLAATGFFLIQSMESLAKETENIYRHPFAVSNATRDIRIHILSIQNDLKESMLSKGGESFGIQVERICLNENKIRGQFERIEERFLGDKQDVKKMIQAFDRWKTQCESIVSLKKKDMNDQALRMMQEQLPQTAKELDAAIQFIADFANAKASEFYTMTLERKKGSLATFTILLAMTIAGSLFILFYVVRNHDSSQREIMRYFHLIDQNIMLASTDKEGKILDISNALCRYLGVTKKAMIGKPSRFFIDEEQADLASEIVTVIETGSKWQGNIKKVFNNLETRWINQAIHPVYNDKYELSSYSHILSDITDKKVLEELSVTDKLTTLLNRRSFDDVIEKEIRMAYRRDSFLTLAMMDIDFFKRYNDNYGHPAGDDVLIQMAGVLKRIVKRPDDYLFRVGGEEFAILFPGTDSSGSLKFLEKIRQSIEELKIIHQYSDVSEHITVSIGSRTYKGTEIPEKNQFYSQADHCLYEAKKQRNKVVSL